Proteins from one Nitrobacteraceae bacterium AZCC 2146 genomic window:
- a CDS encoding DNA-binding PadR family transcriptional regulator (product_source=COG1695; cath_funfam=1.10.10.10; cog=COG1695; pfam=PF03551; superfamily=46785), which translates to MKGIIMFGFEQRMRGGHRGRHDHCDDRHAGPRGGRFGGDRGPGGWEFDGPGHGRGGRRRVFDGGELRLVLLKLIADKPRHGYDLIRAIEERTGGAYAPSPGIVYPTLTLLSEMGLIDEQVAEGARKLFAITPEGTTHLDQRAAEVAAMFARLDALGALRDRTDAVPIRRAMHNLKSVLMHRLGEGLDKERLLDAVALIDEAARKIERL; encoded by the coding sequence TTGAAAGGTATTATCATGTTTGGTTTTGAACAACGGATGCGCGGCGGACACCGCGGGCGCCATGACCATTGCGACGATCGTCACGCCGGACCGCGCGGTGGGCGATTTGGCGGCGACCGCGGCCCCGGCGGCTGGGAATTCGACGGACCGGGCCACGGGCGCGGCGGACGTCGTCGCGTCTTCGACGGCGGCGAGTTGCGGCTGGTGCTGCTCAAGCTGATCGCCGACAAGCCCCGCCATGGCTACGACCTGATCCGCGCCATCGAGGAACGCACCGGCGGCGCCTATGCGCCGAGCCCCGGGATCGTCTACCCGACCCTGACGCTGCTCAGCGAAATGGGCCTGATCGACGAGCAGGTCGCGGAGGGCGCGCGAAAACTGTTCGCCATCACGCCGGAGGGAACGACGCATCTCGACCAACGCGCCGCCGAAGTCGCGGCGATGTTTGCCCGGCTCGATGCGCTGGGCGCGCTGCGCGACCGCACCGATGCCGTCCCGATTCGCCGCGCGATGCACAATCTCAAAAGCGTCCTGATGCATCGCCTCGGCGAAGGCCTCGACAAGGAACGGTTGCTCGACGCCGTCGCACTGATCGACGAGGCCGCCCGCAAGATCGAGCGGCTCTGA
- a CDS encoding membrane protein DedA with SNARE-associated domain (product_source=COG0586; cog=COG0586; pfam=PF09335; superfamily=90123; transmembrane_helix_parts=Inside_1_51,TMhelix_52_74,Outside_75_93,TMhelix_94_116,Inside_117_177,TMhelix_178_200,Outside_201_219,TMhelix_220_239,Inside_240_256) produces MNSRGPAGIKAACLRFHLYIVGTDGYGAGRRIGHFVASWIESLTHFVAAHAWLGYLVLFLAALLEAVPVVGSVIPGSTIILALSALVPSGDLDLIWVLVSAAAGAVLGDGTAFWVGHVQQRRILETWPMSNYPGVIAQSEAFFHRFGTLAVFFGRFVPPIRAFVPVTAGALDMAPVKFYAVNILAVVLWAPAHVLPGVLAVSALHQYSGMPHHTGYGKQIWIPAVIIVATLAGLATWWWHRRKRGMAAAEPVRKGA; encoded by the coding sequence ATGAATTCACGGGGCCCTGCGGGGATCAAAGCCGCCTGCTTGCGGTTTCACCTCTATATTGTCGGGACAGACGGATATGGCGCGGGGCGCCGGATCGGACATTTTGTGGCTTCCTGGATTGAATCGCTGACGCATTTCGTCGCCGCGCACGCCTGGCTCGGCTATCTCGTGCTGTTTCTCGCCGCACTGCTGGAAGCGGTGCCGGTGGTGGGTTCGGTGATCCCCGGCTCGACCATCATCCTGGCGCTGAGCGCGCTGGTACCCTCCGGCGATCTCGACCTGATCTGGGTGCTGGTGTCGGCCGCGGCCGGCGCGGTGCTTGGCGACGGCACCGCGTTCTGGGTCGGGCATGTACAGCAGCGCCGGATTCTCGAGACCTGGCCGATGTCGAATTACCCCGGCGTGATCGCGCAGAGCGAGGCATTCTTCCACCGCTTCGGCACGCTGGCGGTGTTCTTCGGCCGCTTCGTGCCGCCTATCCGCGCCTTCGTGCCAGTCACCGCCGGTGCGCTCGACATGGCACCGGTGAAATTCTACGCGGTGAACATTCTCGCGGTGGTTCTGTGGGCGCCGGCACATGTGCTGCCGGGCGTACTGGCGGTGTCGGCCCTGCATCAATATAGCGGGATGCCGCACCATACCGGCTACGGCAAGCAGATCTGGATTCCCGCTGTCATCATCGTCGCCACCCTCGCCGGCCTTGCGACCTGGTGGTGGCATCGCCGCAAGCGCGGCATGGCAGCCGCGGAGCCGGTTCGCAAAGGCGCGTAG
- a CDS encoding NADPH-dependent ferric siderophore reductase (product_source=COG2375; cath_funfam=2.40.30.10; cog=COG2375; pfam=PF04954,PF08021; superfamily=63380) — protein sequence MDATVQRHQTLRVRHELRRRMLTVTTIERLTPHMLRIGFTSPELHDFVSPSHDDHIKLFFPTDGAPAMRDFTPRRFDTGQHTLLIDFALHEAGPATQWAATAKVGDTLQIGGPRGSSVVPDDFDWYLLIGDETALPAIGRRVEELRPNVSVTTFVVGGAGETQHFETRASWTPHWVSRGAATDDTELLRAALAEHPLPKGEGFVWIAAEASVARSLRHYIMDERGHPREWTKAAGYWKRGQADAHEKIED from the coding sequence ATGGATGCCACCGTACAACGTCACCAGACCCTGCGCGTCCGTCACGAACTACGTCGACGCATGCTGACCGTGACCACCATCGAACGACTGACGCCGCACATGCTACGGATTGGATTCACCTCGCCGGAGCTACATGATTTCGTCAGCCCGTCGCATGACGATCACATCAAGCTGTTCTTCCCGACAGACGGCGCGCCTGCGATGCGCGACTTTACGCCGCGGCGATTCGACACCGGTCAGCACACGCTGCTGATCGATTTCGCGTTGCATGAGGCCGGACCGGCGACGCAGTGGGCTGCGACGGCGAAGGTTGGCGATACGCTGCAAATCGGCGGCCCGCGCGGCTCTTCGGTGGTGCCCGACGATTTCGACTGGTACCTGCTGATCGGCGACGAAACCGCGCTGCCCGCGATCGGACGGCGCGTCGAAGAACTGCGGCCGAACGTATCGGTCACGACCTTCGTGGTCGGCGGCGCCGGCGAGACCCAGCATTTCGAAACACGCGCTTCATGGACGCCGCACTGGGTTTCGCGCGGTGCGGCAACCGACGACACCGAACTGCTCCGCGCCGCGCTGGCCGAACATCCCTTGCCCAAGGGCGAAGGCTTCGTCTGGATTGCGGCGGAAGCCTCCGTCGCACGCAGCCTGCGCCATTACATCATGGACGAACGCGGCCATCCCCGCGAATGGACCAAGGCCGCCGGCTACTGGAAGCGCGGACAGGCCGATGCCCATGAGAAGATCGAGGACTAG
- a CDS encoding transposase (product_source=COG3335; cog=COG3335; pfam=PF13358; superfamily=53098), with translation MARRRARWKRLQNKLDPGRLVFIDETWAKTNMTRTHGRAPRGERLVAKVPHGHWQTLTFLAALRSDRIDAPCVIDGPINGDSFLAYVEQVLVPALKPGDIVVIDNLGSHKGKAVRRAIRAAGAKLFFLPPYSPDLNPIEQMFAKLKTLLRKAAERTVEATWRRIGALLSAFSPQECANYLTNSGYAST, from the coding sequence GCCTCGTCTTTATCGATGAGACCTGGGCCAAGACCAACATGACGCGCACCCATGGCCGGGCGCCACGTGGCGAACGGCTGGTCGCGAAGGTGCCGCACGGTCATTGGCAAACCCTGACCTTCCTGGCAGCGCTGCGCTCGGATCGCATCGACGCTCCCTGCGTGATCGACGGGCCGATCAACGGCGACAGCTTCCTTGCTTATGTCGAGCAGGTGCTGGTCCCAGCCCTGAAGCCGGGTGACATCGTCGTCATCGACAATCTCGGCAGCCACAAGGGAAAGGCCGTTCGCCGCGCGATCCGCGCGGCCGGCGCGAAGCTGTTCTTCCTTCCGCCTTACAGTCCAGATCTCAACCCGATCGAGCAGATGTTTGCCAAGCTCAAAACCCTGCTGCGCAAGGCCGCAGAACGAACCGTCGAAGCCACGTGGCGCAGGATCGGAGCGCTCCTCAGCGCCTTCAGCCCTCAAGAATGCGCGAACTATTTGACAAACTCCGGATACGCTTCAACGTGA